The following are from one region of the Arcobacter defluvii genome:
- a CDS encoding MarC family protein produces MDSLVLATFLQQTITFFAILDPIGISAIALSILDTNITKTQISTIAFKATITILIAFFIVLISGDLVLKLFSIDENSLKVMGGIILLLMAISMVNGKATESKNKKEPNSKNDEELAVIPIGIPIAFGTGLFTTIIIFKHQAQTTLDLFSISLAFCINAFIFYLILKNSIYIKKYFGQTGQNIITKLMGLIVGAIAVQFIVGGIVNLSKVYLNV; encoded by the coding sequence ATGGATAGCTTAGTCTTAGCCACTTTTTTACAACAAACAATCACATTCTTTGCTATTTTAGACCCTATAGGAATAAGTGCAATTGCTTTATCTATTTTAGATACAAATATAACAAAAACTCAAATTTCTACAATTGCATTTAAAGCAACAATTACTATTTTAATAGCATTTTTTATAGTTTTGATAAGTGGAGATTTAGTATTAAAATTATTTAGTATAGATGAAAACTCTTTAAAAGTTATGGGTGGGATTATTTTGCTTTTGATGGCGATTTCAATGGTAAATGGGAAAGCAACAGAAAGTAAAAATAAAAAAGAACCAAATAGTAAAAATGATGAAGAGTTAGCTGTAATTCCTATAGGAATTCCTATAGCATTCGGGACAGGATTATTTACAACTATAATAATTTTTAAACATCAAGCGCAAACAACTTTAGATTTATTTTCTATTTCACTTGCTTTTTGTATAAATGCATTTATTTTTTATTTAATTTTAAAGAACTCAATTTATATAAAAAAATATTTTGGTCAAACAGGTCAAAATATTATTACAAAACTTATGGGATTAATAGTTGGAGCAATAGCAGTGCAATTTATTGTTGGTGGAATAGTTAATTTAAGCAAAGTTTATTTGAATGTTTGA
- a CDS encoding DedA family protein, whose product MLENIINFIVETVGSLGYAGIFIMMFLESSFFPFPSEVVMIPAGYLVFKGEMNIYLVILFGILGSLFGALFNYYLAIKFGRKVLIKYGKYFFIKEETIIKMEEFFKSHGHISTFSGRLIPGVRQYISFPAGLAKMNLLVFCIYTSLGAGIWVIILTFLGYFLGNNEVLIKEYLHTIIIVILILLAMLGFFYYKNINKKKKI is encoded by the coding sequence TTGTTAGAAAATATAATAAATTTTATTGTTGAAACAGTTGGTAGTTTAGGATATGCTGGTATCTTTATAATGATGTTTTTAGAAAGTTCATTTTTTCCTTTTCCATCAGAAGTTGTTATGATTCCTGCTGGGTATTTAGTATTTAAAGGTGAAATGAATATTTATCTTGTAATTCTTTTTGGAATACTTGGTTCTTTATTTGGTGCATTATTTAACTACTATTTAGCAATAAAATTTGGAAGAAAAGTTTTAATAAAATATGGGAAATATTTTTTTATAAAAGAAGAAACTATTATAAAAATGGAAGAGTTTTTTAAGTCTCATGGTCATATTTCAACTTTCTCAGGAAGATTGATTCCTGGTGTAAGACAATATATCTCTTTCCCTGCTGGATTAGCAAAGATGAATTTATTAGTTTTTTGTATTTATACAAGTTTAGGAGCTGGGATTTGGGTTATAATTTTAACTTTTTTAGGATATTTTTTAGGAAATAATGAAGTTTTAATCAAAGAATATCTTCATACAATTATCATAGTTATTTTGATTCTTTTAGCTATGTTAGGCTTTTTTTACTATAAAAATATAAATAAAAAAAAGAAAATATAA
- a CDS encoding AraC family transcriptional regulator, giving the protein MKKETYEKRARIANDVMNYIYKYIDTNINIDELSVELNISKFHLHRIFKEEFGKNIYESIKAIRLEKAANLLITNKYSTITDIAKMTGYSSQTSFLRAFKERFLMTPKMWKNGGYKEYSNKIVEKISSNNETIDFSKIEPSIVKMPEIKGYYIRHKGYDRTIKKTWQKLQTWIYTNDIKEYKQMALHHDNPIITPLEDCQYIAIAAIENEQEYLKDLSLPTLIIPKGIYAKFSLTGKYGDVIKLIQWVYHTWLIDSGYETTPSPSYTIYQKNHFLSLDEEFILDYYLPIRYV; this is encoded by the coding sequence ATGAAAAAAGAGACATATGAAAAACGAGCAAGAATTGCAAATGATGTTATGAATTATATATACAAATATATAGATACTAATATTAATATTGATGAATTAAGTGTGGAATTAAACATAAGTAAATTTCATCTTCATCGAATATTTAAAGAAGAGTTTGGTAAAAATATTTATGAAAGTATAAAAGCAATTAGACTTGAAAAAGCTGCAAATTTACTTATAACAAATAAATATTCAACAATTACAGATATTGCTAAAATGACAGGTTATAGCTCTCAAACTTCATTTTTAAGAGCTTTTAAAGAAAGATTTTTGATGACACCTAAAATGTGGAAAAATGGTGGTTATAAAGAGTATTCAAATAAAATAGTTGAAAAAATATCATCAAATAATGAAACAATAGATTTTTCAAAAATAGAACCAAGTATAGTGAAAATGCCTGAAATTAAAGGTTACTATATAAGACATAAAGGATATGATAGAACAATTAAAAAAACATGGCAAAAATTACAAACTTGGATTTATACAAATGATATAAAAGAGTATAAACAAATGGCTCTGCATCATGATAATCCAATTATTACTCCACTTGAAGATTGTCAGTATATTGCAATAGCTGCAATTGAAAATGAACAAGAGTATTTAAAAGATTTGTCTCTTCCAACTTTGATAATCCCAAAAGGAATATATGCAAAATTTTCATTAACTGGAAAATATGGAGATGTAATAAAACTTATTCAATGGGTATATCATACTTGGTTGATAGATAGTGGATACGAAACAACACCAAGTCCTTCATATACAATTTACCAAAAAAATCATTTTTTAAGTTTAGATGAAGAGTTTATTTTGGATTATTACTTACCTATTCGATATGTTTAA
- a CDS encoding PLP-dependent aminotransferase family protein, with protein sequence MKRSFIREILEAIDEETISFAGGLPSEKLFPRDDLKVATLTALDNPKIYQYGISNGINELREQIASRYTKEGFPTTKDNILITTGSQQAMYILAKFFENKDITIEEPSYLGAMNIFRLNHLNMFGVKLEDDGINVEEFEKSFKETKLAYLIPDFQNPSATTYCDEKREEIAKIVKKYDGILIEDSPYSELFFDKKNIAISSKLPKNSFHLGSFSKTLVPSLRIGWIRADEELLKSLMIIKESIDLHSCGISQYILAEYLKDEEKYERHLQEIRDDYAKKANYFSEQLNKIMPEFKHQKPKGGMFLYGSFEEGIDTFALVQECLKKKVVFVPGNQFYIDKVPNPEIRFNYTHSNFEQIEKGIKLIKSCL encoded by the coding sequence ATGAAAAGATCATTTATTAGAGAAATCCTTGAAGCAATTGATGAAGAGACTATTTCATTTGCAGGTGGACTTCCAAGTGAAAAACTATTTCCAAGAGATGATTTAAAAGTTGCAACTTTAACAGCCTTAGATAATCCAAAAATTTATCAATATGGGATTAGCAATGGAATTAATGAATTAAGAGAGCAAATAGCATCACGATACACAAAAGAAGGATTTCCTACAACAAAAGATAATATTTTAATAACAACAGGAAGTCAGCAAGCTATGTATATTCTTGCAAAATTCTTTGAAAATAAAGATATTACTATTGAAGAACCTTCATATTTAGGTGCAATGAATATATTTAGATTAAATCATTTAAATATGTTTGGGGTTAAACTTGAAGATGATGGGATAAATGTAGAAGAATTTGAAAAAAGTTTTAAAGAAACAAAATTAGCATATTTAATTCCAGATTTTCAAAATCCATCAGCTACAACATATTGTGATGAAAAAAGAGAAGAAATTGCAAAAATTGTAAAAAAATATGATGGAATTTTAATAGAAGATAGTCCATATAGTGAGCTATTTTTTGATAAAAAAAATATAGCTATAAGTTCAAAATTACCAAAAAATTCTTTCCATTTAGGAAGTTTTTCAAAAACTTTAGTTCCAAGTTTAAGAATCGGTTGGATTAGAGCAGATGAGGAATTATTAAAATCATTAATGATTATAAAAGAGAGCATAGATTTACACTCTTGTGGTATTTCTCAATATATCTTAGCTGAATACTTAAAAGATGAAGAAAAATATGAAAGACATCTTCAAGAAATTAGAGATGATTATGCAAAAAAAGCAAACTATTTTTCAGAACAATTAAATAAAATTATGCCTGAATTTAAACATCAAAAACCAAAAGGTGGAATGTTTTTATATGGAAGTTTTGAAGAAGGAATTGATACATTTGCATTAGTTCAAGAATGCTTAAAGAAAAAAGTTGTTTTTGTTCCAGGAAATCAATTTTATATAGATAAAGTACCTAATCCAGAAATTAGATTTAACTATACTCACTCAAATTTTGAACAAATTGAAAAAGGTATAAAACTTATAAAAAGTTGTTTATAG
- a CDS encoding amino acid ABC transporter ATP-binding protein yields the protein MLENIISMSKINKFYDKFHVLKNIDFSVKKGEIVVICGPSGSGKSTLIRCINGLEDIDDGTILVDNIDIHKSKKNLQMIRSEVGMVFQHFNLFPHLTILENIILAPTLVKKTKKSEASEIAMELLKKVKLEHKANSYPNDLSGGQKQRVAIARSLAMKPKIILFDEPTSALDPETIGDVLSVMKDLARENFTIVCVTHEMGFAKEVGDRIVFMDHGVIIEQSSPEEFFNNPKSERAKKFLNEILTH from the coding sequence ATGCTTGAAAATATAATTTCAATGTCAAAAATCAACAAATTTTATGACAAATTTCATGTTTTAAAAAATATTGATTTTAGTGTAAAAAAAGGTGAAATAGTTGTAATTTGTGGACCAAGTGGTTCAGGAAAATCCACACTTATTAGGTGTATTAATGGTTTAGAAGATATTGATGATGGAACAATATTAGTAGATAATATTGATATTCATAAAAGCAAAAAAAATCTTCAAATGATTAGAAGTGAAGTAGGTATGGTTTTTCAACATTTTAATCTATTCCCCCATCTAACAATTTTAGAAAATATTATTCTAGCTCCTACTTTAGTAAAGAAAACAAAAAAAAGCGAAGCTTCTGAAATTGCAATGGAATTACTAAAAAAAGTAAAGCTAGAGCATAAAGCGAATTCTTATCCAAATGATTTAAGTGGTGGACAAAAACAAAGAGTTGCAATAGCAAGAAGTTTAGCCATGAAACCAAAAATCATACTTTTTGATGAACCAACAAGCGCATTGGATCCAGAAACAATAGGTGATGTTTTATCTGTTATGAAAGATTTAGCACGTGAAAATTTCACAATAGTTTGTGTAACTCATGAGATGGGATTTGCAAAAGAAGTAGGTGATAGAATAGTATTTATGGATCATGGAGTAATTATAGAACAAAGCTCTCCTGAAGAGTTTTTTAATAATCCAAAAAGTGAAAGAGCAAAAAAATTTCTAAATGAAATTTTAACTCATTAA
- the trmD gene encoding tRNA (guanosine(37)-N1)-methyltransferase TrmD, translating to MKFTFVTLFPNLIEPYFQDSILKRAVESNFISYEFYNPRDFTTNKHKKVDDQMVGGGAGMLLFCQPLFDCLDEIKKKNEDAYIIFPLAAAKPFRQNDAKRLAKKKNIVFVSGRYEGIDERVIEKYANEVFSIGEYILTGGELASTVMADAISRNVDNVLGNADSLEVESYENNMLEAPSFTKPEIFQNLSVVKEFLKGNHSKIADLKTNLAICKTKYFRPGLVTNKKFK from the coding sequence TTGAAATTTACATTTGTTACACTTTTCCCAAATTTAATTGAACCATATTTTCAAGATTCTATTTTAAAAAGAGCAGTTGAATCAAACTTTATATCTTATGAGTTTTATAATCCAAGAGATTTTACAACTAATAAACATAAAAAAGTTGATGATCAGATGGTAGGTGGAGGAGCAGGTATGCTTCTTTTTTGTCAACCATTATTTGATTGCTTGGATGAAATAAAAAAGAAAAATGAAGATGCTTATATTATATTTCCACTAGCAGCTGCAAAGCCATTTAGACAAAATGATGCAAAAAGATTAGCAAAGAAAAAAAATATAGTATTTGTAAGTGGAAGATATGAAGGAATTGATGAAAGAGTTATTGAAAAATATGCAAATGAAGTATTTAGTATAGGAGAATATATTTTAACAGGAGGAGAATTAGCTTCTACAGTAATGGCAGATGCAATTTCTAGAAATGTTGATAATGTACTTGGAAATGCTGATTCTTTAGAGGTTGAAAGTTATGAGAACAATATGCTTGAAGCACCTTCTTTTACAAAACCTGAAATTTTTCAAAATTTAAGTGTTGTTAAAGAATTTTTAAAGGGAAACCATAGTAAAATTGCCGACCTAAAAACCAATCTGGCTATTTGCAAAACAAAATACTTTAGACCAGGTTTAGTTACAAACAAAAAATTTAAATAA
- a CDS encoding transporter substrate-binding domain-containing protein, whose amino-acid sequence MKKFILGLVVLATINGIAADIKLWQNSTLNKIVQRGELQVCMEPGYVPFEMTDKKGNIIGYDVDMARQMSKDMGVKLKLVPTAWDGIIAALITEKCDIIMSGMTITQQRNMTVNFSDPYIVVGQTVMMRKDLEGKIKSAADLDKPEYTIVTKLGVTGEIATKKFFKKAKIVTFETEVDAAAEVLNGKAEAMVYDQPYNAIFMSDKGKDKLIHLDTPLTYEPLGFAVRKGDPDFINWLNNFLRQMKEDKVIGFSDELYQKWLVDTNWLNRVQ is encoded by the coding sequence ATGAAAAAGTTTATTTTAGGCTTAGTTGTTCTTGCAACGATAAATGGAATTGCTGCTGATATTAAATTATGGCAAAACTCAACACTTAATAAAATTGTTCAAAGAGGTGAATTACAAGTGTGTATGGAACCAGGTTATGTACCTTTTGAAATGACTGATAAAAAAGGAAATATAATTGGTTATGATGTAGATATGGCAAGACAAATGTCAAAAGATATGGGTGTAAAATTAAAACTTGTTCCTACAGCTTGGGATGGTATTATTGCTGCACTTATAACGGAAAAATGTGATATTATTATGTCTGGTATGACAATAACTCAACAAAGAAATATGACAGTAAATTTCTCTGATCCTTATATTGTTGTTGGTCAAACAGTAATGATGAGAAAAGATTTAGAGGGTAAAATAAAAAGTGCTGCTGATTTAGATAAACCAGAATATACAATTGTTACAAAACTTGGAGTTACTGGAGAAATTGCAACTAAAAAATTCTTTAAAAAAGCAAAAATTGTAACTTTTGAAACTGAAGTAGATGCAGCAGCTGAGGTTTTAAATGGAAAAGCAGAAGCAATGGTTTATGATCAACCTTATAATGCAATATTTATGAGTGATAAAGGAAAAGATAAATTAATTCATTTAGATACTCCATTAACTTATGAACCATTAGGTTTTGCAGTTCGAAAAGGTGACCCAGATTTTATTAATTGGTTAAATAACTTTTTAAGACAAATGAAAGAGGATAAAGTTATAGGATTTTCTGATGAACTATATCAAAAATGGTTAGTGGATACTAACTGGTTAAATAGAGTTCAATAA
- the rplS gene encoding 50S ribosomal protein L19 produces the protein MKNRYIASFEAAQIAEKQIPQFKAGDTVKLGVEIKEGEKKRIQLFEGIVIARSGNGVDSTFTVRKIGANSIGVERIFPLYSESLKSFDVVRKGRVRRAKLHFLRGLKGKAARIKELKK, from the coding sequence ATGAAAAATAGATACATTGCGAGCTTCGAAGCAGCGCAAATTGCAGAAAAACAAATTCCTCAATTCAAAGCAGGAGACACAGTTAAACTTGGTGTTGAAATTAAAGAAGGTGAGAAAAAAAGAATTCAGCTTTTTGAAGGTATTGTTATTGCTAGAAGTGGAAATGGTGTAGATTCTACTTTTACTGTTAGAAAAATTGGTGCAAATTCAATTGGTGTAGAAAGAATTTTCCCATTATATTCTGAGTCTTTAAAATCTTTTGATGTTGTAAGAAAAGGAAGAGTAAGAAGAGCTAAACTTCACTTCTTAAGAGGATTAAAAGGTAAAGCTGCAAGAATTAAAGAGCTAAAAAAATAG
- a CDS encoding amino acid ABC transporter permease yields the protein MAKRNQTLAQNKNVGHLIALLFYVVIGYLLYLAAANMNYVWKWNTIPSYFLYDETKNVESPANGILEKVDNIYYVKSKDEQIKLNMDDSFKISYKVGEEVYEGDNIASKTSKKIGPVLNGLWVTLKISFFAAILTFFIGIIVALMKLSSYQFLKDIATVYITIVRGTPLLVQIFLFYFIVANIFELDRFVAGVLALGIFFGAYMAEILRGAIQSIDKGQLEAANSLGISKIQAMRYIILPQAFKRALPTLVGEMIALVKDSSLVSVISITDLTKVGKEIVANTFSPFETWIVVALVYLSITSILSFIGHRIEKRMALKGGLS from the coding sequence ATGGCAAAAAGAAATCAAACACTAGCACAAAATAAGAATGTAGGGCATTTAATAGCTCTACTTTTTTATGTTGTAATTGGATATCTTTTATATTTAGCAGCAGCAAATATGAATTATGTTTGGAAGTGGAACACTATTCCAAGTTATTTTTTATATGATGAAACAAAAAATGTAGAATCACCTGCAAATGGTATTTTAGAAAAAGTTGATAATATTTATTATGTGAAGTCAAAAGATGAACAAATAAAACTGAATATGGATGATAGTTTTAAAATTTCATATAAAGTTGGTGAAGAAGTTTATGAAGGTGATAATATTGCTTCAAAAACTTCTAAAAAAATTGGACCAGTTTTAAATGGACTTTGGGTAACTTTAAAAATATCATTTTTCGCAGCAATTTTAACTTTTTTTATAGGAATAATTGTTGCTTTAATGAAACTATCTTCTTATCAATTTTTAAAAGATATAGCTACAGTTTATATCACAATTGTAAGGGGAACACCTCTTTTAGTTCAAATATTTTTATTTTATTTTATAGTTGCAAATATTTTTGAACTTGATAGATTTGTAGCTGGTGTTTTAGCTCTTGGAATATTTTTTGGAGCTTATATGGCTGAGATTTTAAGAGGTGCAATCCAATCAATAGATAAAGGACAACTTGAAGCTGCAAATTCTTTAGGAATTTCAAAAATTCAAGCTATGAGATATATTATTTTACCTCAAGCTTTTAAAAGAGCATTGCCAACACTTGTGGGTGAGATGATAGCACTTGTAAAAGATTCTTCACTTGTTTCAGTTATTTCAATTACAGATTTAACAAAAGTTGGAAAAGAAATAGTTGCAAATACTTTCTCTCCATTTGAAACTTGGATTGTTGTTGCATTAGTTTATTTATCAATTACTTCAATATTAAGTTTTATTGGTCATAGAATCGAAAAACGAATGGCTCTAAAAGGTGGATTAAGCTAG
- a CDS encoding LysE/ArgO family amino acid transporter has product MFEIFLKGFIVTISLIVAIGAQNAYILKLGLLRQYVLVSITICILSDFLLITLGVLGLGFFIKGNQLLINSIAIFGIIFLTFYAILSFKSALKNESMKIDDKIKTNPFKKVIGMVLVFTYLNPHTYLDTVLLIGGIGANIEDSLKIFFLLGAVSASATWFVLLGFGARALIPLFKKPITWKILDISIGFLMLFIAYSLIDLIIF; this is encoded by the coding sequence ATGTTTGAAATATTTTTAAAAGGTTTTATTGTAACTATATCTTTAATAGTTGCAATAGGTGCACAAAATGCTTATATATTAAAGCTTGGCTTACTTAGACAATATGTTTTAGTTTCTATTACAATTTGTATTTTATCAGATTTTTTATTGATTACTTTAGGTGTTTTAGGTTTAGGTTTTTTTATTAAAGGTAATCAACTGCTTATAAACTCTATTGCAATTTTTGGGATAATATTTTTAACTTTTTATGCAATTTTATCTTTTAAATCAGCTTTAAAAAATGAGAGTATGAAAATTGATGATAAGATAAAAACAAATCCTTTCAAAAAAGTAATTGGAATGGTTTTAGTATTTACTTATTTAAATCCTCATACTTACCTTGATACAGTGTTATTAATTGGGGGAATTGGTGCAAATATTGAAGATAGTTTAAAAATCTTTTTTTTATTAGGTGCAGTTAGTGCATCTGCAACTTGGTTTGTTCTTCTAGGATTTGGTGCAAGAGCATTAATTCCTTTATTTAAAAAGCCTATTACTTGGAAAATACTTGATATTTCAATTGGTTTTTTAATGCTTTTTATTGCCTATTCTTTAATTGATTTAATCATATTTTAG
- a CDS encoding DMT family transporter, translating into MLSKAKELKADLLLLSVAIAWGVTFLMVQDAINTTPVYSFLFFRFSLATIIMFFISYKFLKKINLKTVFYGIILGIFLFSAFATQTFGLTYTPSSIVAFITGLNVIFVPFLTFLFFKDKIKSNVLIATFIAVIGLYLLTMSGSLSFEKGEFLTLICAVLFALQIIFTGKFSKEVNVFLLVLFQLITVSILSLIFSLFLDNVTFNIPYDFAFFKAVIITAIFATVYAFLIQTYMQQFTTATKTAIIFTMEPVSAAIFAYLTANEILTITQFFGAILIILATLVAEIKFLNISNR; encoded by the coding sequence TTGTTATCAAAAGCAAAAGAACTTAAAGCTGACTTATTATTATTATCTGTTGCAATTGCATGGGGAGTAACCTTTTTGATGGTTCAAGATGCTATCAATACAACTCCTGTGTACTCTTTTTTATTTTTTAGATTTTCATTAGCTACAATTATTATGTTCTTTATATCTTATAAATTTTTAAAAAAAATTAATCTTAAAACTGTTTTTTATGGAATAATCCTTGGTATTTTTCTTTTTAGTGCTTTTGCTACCCAAACATTTGGTTTAACTTACACTCCAAGCTCAATTGTTGCGTTTATTACAGGACTTAATGTAATATTTGTACCTTTTTTAACTTTTCTATTTTTTAAAGATAAAATTAAATCAAATGTTCTAATTGCAACATTTATTGCAGTTATTGGACTTTATTTACTTACAATGTCAGGCTCTCTAAGTTTTGAAAAAGGTGAATTTCTAACACTCATTTGTGCAGTTTTATTTGCTCTTCAAATAATTTTCACTGGAAAATTTTCAAAAGAGGTAAATGTATTTTTATTGGTTTTATTTCAATTAATCACAGTATCAATTCTATCTTTAATATTTTCACTTTTTCTTGATAACGTAACTTTTAATATACCTTATGATTTTGCTTTTTTCAAAGCTGTAATAATAACTGCAATTTTTGCAACTGTTTACGCTTTTTTAATCCAAACATATATGCAACAATTTACAACTGCAACAAAAACAGCAATTATTTTTACAATGGAACCAGTTAGTGCAGCTATATTTGCTTATTTAACAGCAAATGAAATTTTAACTATTACTCAATTTTTTGGAGCAATTTTAATAATCTTAGCAACTTTAGTTGCTGAAATTAAATTCTTAAACATATCGAATAGGTAA